The Rhodocytophaga rosea genome has a segment encoding these proteins:
- a CDS encoding MraY family glycosyltransferase, translating into MSGIPVIFLSFLWAFLISVFAIPSIIQIAHTKKLLNEPNGRTIHAYLTPRLGGLAIFSGFMSALTIFGRLEHGVQHLLAGCIVLFFIGLKDDIISVSAFKKFFVQILATGIVVFMADIRITSFQGLMGIYELENGISYGFTFLAIIGITNATNLIDGLDGLAGTIIIIIAVSFGVYFYLYGGEQYSAYADVAVCLAGGILGFLRYNFHRAVIFMGDAGSLVCGFIISVMAIQFVEMRATDSSPSIAIGILFIPLLDTLRVTIIRLYRGISPFTPDKNHIHHCLMSLGFAQLSTVAALGFFNVLIVLFVIFSQQWGVNLQLFILLFVSVLFSFVLGYLVKFKRLKTE; encoded by the coding sequence TTGAGTGGTATCCCAGTCATATTCCTGTCTTTTCTGTGGGCTTTTTTGATCTCCGTATTTGCTATTCCGTCTATTATCCAGATAGCACATACCAAAAAATTGCTCAACGAGCCTAATGGCCGGACAATTCATGCCTATCTTACCCCCCGTTTAGGTGGATTAGCCATATTCAGCGGGTTTATGTCGGCACTCACAATTTTTGGCCGCCTGGAACATGGCGTTCAGCATCTGCTTGCTGGTTGTATTGTGCTGTTCTTTATTGGCTTAAAAGATGATATAATCTCAGTTTCGGCATTTAAAAAATTCTTTGTTCAGATACTGGCTACCGGCATTGTCGTATTTATGGCTGATATCCGCATTACCAGTTTTCAGGGACTGATGGGCATTTATGAACTGGAAAATGGGATTAGTTATGGATTTACTTTTCTGGCAATAATAGGTATCACCAATGCTACAAATTTAATTGATGGATTAGATGGTTTAGCCGGTACGATCATCATTATTATCGCCGTTTCTTTTGGGGTGTATTTTTACCTGTATGGTGGGGAACAATATAGTGCGTATGCTGATGTAGCAGTTTGTCTGGCAGGAGGCATACTGGGATTTCTCAGGTATAATTTCCATAGAGCTGTTATATTTATGGGAGATGCAGGCTCTCTGGTTTGTGGCTTTATTATTTCAGTAATGGCCATTCAATTTGTTGAAATGCGCGCCACAGATTCTTCTCCTTCCATCGCAATAGGCATTTTATTTATTCCCTTACTGGATACGCTGCGGGTAACGATCATCAGGCTATATAGAGGTATTTCACCATTTACTCCGGATAAAAATCATATTCACCATTGCCTGATGTCTTTGGGATTTGCACAATTATCTACCGTTGCCGCATTAGGCTTTTTCAATGTTCTTATCGTCCTGTTTGTAATATTTTCACAGCAATGGGGTGTGAACCTCCAGTTGTTTATATTATTGTTTGTATCTGTATTGTTCAGTTTTGTACTGGGCTACCTCGTTAAGTTCAAAAGGTTGAAAACTGAATGA
- a CDS encoding DUF4271 domain-containing protein, producing MKIIAYIHFLVLFLLSGSQLLAAVEVPEENYQTIEDLEESWQVYDAEYKSYVPYLQRVHGNTEALHLELNPNNYKGYRLLIQTPKPVYLFIQAQLNRKLTDGQTLILNIDSLRKIYQQPTLLLSFYNHLGHSIKPSVSIINYIERSSGDTMQEASVLPLKPREQSGLADFSIVAAILITALFAFLWNYHPNAFRSYYNIKPLFSLAIKEDTILISRPLSRLSMLFILNHSLLLSFLYILIQKSSEKQLLNDRILQTATGFVELFYYFSLLSLSIFILIIAKYFFLYFLGSLFNLSNVIHIHFYKYLLFSRLFYSIIVPVLFVIYLSFPMAISTASQQVIYIIIAFNFIRLVIINFALNKLTSVKNLYLFSYLCATELTPLLIGIKVLVA from the coding sequence ATGAAAATAATTGCTTATATACATTTTCTTGTACTTTTTCTTCTCTCAGGCTCCCAGCTCTTAGCAGCTGTTGAAGTTCCGGAAGAAAATTATCAGACGATTGAGGATCTGGAGGAGAGTTGGCAGGTATATGATGCAGAGTATAAATCCTATGTCCCTTATTTACAACGTGTTCATGGAAATACAGAGGCATTGCATCTGGAATTAAATCCTAATAATTACAAAGGATATCGTTTGCTTATTCAAACGCCCAAGCCTGTATATCTTTTCATTCAGGCTCAGTTGAATAGAAAATTAACAGATGGGCAGACCCTGATACTGAATATAGATAGCCTGAGAAAAATATATCAACAGCCTACATTATTATTGAGTTTTTATAACCATTTAGGTCATTCTATTAAACCATCTGTTTCGATTATCAATTATATTGAGCGTTCTTCAGGTGATACTATGCAGGAAGCATCTGTACTTCCATTAAAGCCAAGAGAGCAATCTGGTTTAGCAGATTTCAGCATTGTTGCTGCCATCCTTATCACAGCCTTATTTGCCTTTTTATGGAATTATCATCCAAATGCTTTTAGAAGTTACTATAATATAAAGCCATTGTTCAGCTTAGCAATAAAGGAAGACACTATTCTTATAAGCAGGCCTTTAAGCAGACTCAGCATGCTTTTTATTCTCAATCACAGTTTGTTGCTCTCTTTTTTGTATATACTCATTCAAAAAAGTTCTGAAAAACAACTGCTTAATGACCGTATTTTACAAACGGCAACAGGTTTTGTCGAACTTTTTTACTATTTTTCACTGTTATCGCTCTCCATTTTTATACTCATCATTGCTAAATATTTCTTCCTGTATTTTTTGGGAAGTCTATTTAACCTTTCTAACGTCATACATATCCATTTTTACAAATATTTACTGTTCTCAAGACTGTTTTACAGTATAATCGTACCAGTACTGTTTGTAATTTATCTGTCGTTTCCTATGGCTATTTCTACAGCCAGTCAGCAGGTTATTTATATTATTATAGCTTTTAATTTTATTAGACTGGTGATAATAAATTTTGCTTTAAATAAGTTAACATCAGTAAAAAATCTATATTTATTTTCGTACCTTTGCGCCACAGAACTTACCCCTCTTTTGATAGGTATAAAAGTATTAGTTGCGTAA
- a CDS encoding uroporphyrinogen-III synthase, whose protein sequence is MSVVQTMDAQDRFHKVSSILVSQPKPSDEKSPYFELAQKYGLKVDFRAFIQIDPIPLKEFRKQKINILDHTAVIFTSRNAVDHFFRICAESKIEVPADMKYFCISEQTAHYLQKYIVIRKRKIFTGTKTAAEMLELLKKHKNEKFLFPCSSIRRNDIPEFMDVNSLNLTEAVLYDTVASDLSDLADIYYDIIAFFSPSGITSLFANFPDFKQNKTRIAAFGPTTAKAVRDAGLILDIEAPLPNAPSMAGALEMYIRKANKVGS, encoded by the coding sequence ATGAGTGTAGTACAGACAATGGATGCCCAGGACAGGTTTCATAAAGTATCCAGCATATTAGTTTCCCAGCCCAAACCTTCTGACGAAAAATCTCCTTATTTTGAGTTAGCACAGAAATATGGATTAAAAGTAGATTTTAGGGCGTTTATTCAAATTGATCCGATTCCTTTAAAGGAATTCAGAAAGCAGAAAATCAATATCTTAGATCATACAGCCGTTATTTTTACCAGCCGCAATGCCGTAGACCACTTTTTCAGAATCTGCGCAGAGAGTAAAATTGAAGTACCTGCTGACATGAAATATTTCTGTATTTCGGAACAGACCGCACATTATCTACAGAAATATATTGTAATTAGGAAACGAAAAATCTTTACTGGCACCAAAACAGCTGCAGAAATGCTGGAATTGTTAAAGAAACACAAAAATGAAAAATTTCTGTTTCCTTGCTCTAGCATCCGCCGCAATGATATTCCGGAATTTATGGATGTTAACAGTCTGAATCTGACTGAAGCTGTATTGTATGATACTGTCGCCAGTGATTTGTCTGATCTGGCGGATATATATTACGATATTATTGCTTTCTTTAGCCCTTCTGGCATTACATCTTTGTTTGCAAATTTTCCTGATTTTAAACAAAATAAAACCAGAATTGCTGCTTTTGGTCCAACTACAGCCAAAGCAGTAAGGGATGCAGGATTGATATTAGATATTGAGGCTCCACTTCCCAATGCGCCTTCCATGGCTGGCGCTCTAGAGATGTATATAAGGAAAGCTAATAAAGTAGGCTCTTAA
- the hemW gene encoding radical SAM family heme chaperone HemW: MSGLYIHIPFCKQACHYCDFHFSTNLSTKNQLVSALVKELALQKEYLEKNTVLETIYVGGGTPSLLSEAELIDIFEAIHKYFSIAPNPEITLEANPDDLTTQKLSQLKNSPINRFSIGIQSFYQPHLRYLNRAHNAQEAKDCVKKAQDTGFNNISIDLIYAIPHPDHSVWEQDMATALQLNIQHISAYCLTIENRTAFGKWLRSGKIQAIDEEYSAQQFISLMHTLQNNGFEQYEISNFALPGHEARHNSNYWKKQPYLGIGPSAHSYNESTRQFNVASNTQYMKSLEKEMVPYTLETLTIADQVNEYIMTSLRTKWGCNLESIKNWAGIDIQASNKIYLADCLKRNLVTLENEVLKLTESGKLVADQIASDLFIVE, encoded by the coding sequence TTGTCTGGCCTATATATTCATATTCCTTTCTGTAAACAAGCTTGTCATTATTGCGATTTTCACTTCAGCACCAATCTCAGCACAAAGAATCAGTTGGTATCGGCTTTGGTAAAAGAACTGGCTTTGCAGAAGGAATATCTTGAGAAGAATACTGTTCTTGAAACCATCTATGTTGGAGGAGGTACTCCTTCCCTGCTTAGTGAAGCAGAGCTGATCGATATTTTCGAAGCTATCCATAAATACTTTTCTATTGCTCCTAATCCAGAAATAACGCTTGAGGCCAATCCGGATGATTTAACCACACAAAAATTATCTCAATTAAAAAATTCTCCTATCAACCGATTTAGTATAGGAATTCAGTCGTTTTACCAACCACATTTACGTTATCTCAACCGGGCACACAACGCACAAGAAGCCAAGGATTGTGTAAAGAAAGCACAGGATACAGGTTTTAATAATATCAGTATTGACCTGATTTATGCCATTCCTCATCCAGATCATTCCGTATGGGAACAGGACATGGCTACCGCTTTGCAGTTAAATATTCAGCATATTTCTGCCTATTGCCTCACCATCGAAAACCGCACAGCATTTGGAAAATGGCTGCGTAGTGGCAAAATACAGGCAATAGACGAAGAGTACAGTGCCCAGCAATTTATTAGTCTGATGCATACCCTCCAGAATAATGGATTTGAGCAATATGAAATCTCCAATTTTGCCTTGCCAGGACATGAAGCAAGGCATAACAGCAACTACTGGAAAAAACAGCCCTACCTGGGTATTGGTCCCAGTGCACATTCTTATAATGAATCTACAAGGCAGTTTAATGTAGCCAGTAATACACAATACATGAAGTCTTTAGAAAAAGAGATGGTGCCTTATACACTTGAAACACTCACCATTGCAGATCAGGTAAATGAGTACATTATGACGAGTTTGCGAACAAAATGGGGATGTAATCTGGAGAGTATTAAAAATTGGGCTGGTATTGATATTCAGGCGTCTAATAAAATCTATCTGGCTGATTGCCTGAAACGAAATTTAGTTACCTTAGAAAATGAAGTACTCAAGCTAACTGAGTCAGGAAAATTAGTTGCCGACCAGATCGCTTCTGATCTTTTTATAGTGGAATAA
- a CDS encoding POTRA domain-containing protein — protein MFILFVVFLLATHYSVAQRKYHLQMILPDTTAPLSVKVKQHSAHADSVAVIRYIQHTVELLHKQSYLLASVDSLSFQKDSVYAYIHIGETIRWAALKPGNVEENILSQVGYREKVYKNGIFSYKQVSRLEEKILQYSDQRGYPFATISLDSIGFTHNKITATLKHTRGPYFIFDSIQIQGKARLKSKFLSAYLRLLPGQPFSQTKVEQAEKLLKQLPYVTVTQPFGVVFKNERAYPVFHLTQAAANSVDGIIGFLPGEKEGNKLLITGELNLQLRNLFSSGKSFLLKWQQIRPQSPRLDISYEHPALLGTPFHLKGNFNILKEDTTFLTIDRQVSIGYFTGNAGKISFLAGLKNSQLGSNAHYRESAELPVFSDYRYLYYGIDYIWNHTNDLRNPVKGFAISAGAWAGNKRISKNPFVAQELYENVPQHSLQILAKAAIDTYFPVTPRSVWVTSIKAGKIANSNLYKNDLFRLGGLTSLRGHNENFFFASDYAVLTLEYRYFIEPTSYLFLFYDQSYIKYAIPGSYYEDHPLGTGAGVSFTTNLGIFQLIYAMGQSQDRKFGFNFARIHFGLTSKF, from the coding sequence GTGTTTATTCTGTTTGTGGTATTTCTGCTTGCTACCCATTACTCAGTGGCACAACGAAAATATCATTTGCAAATGATATTACCTGATACAACAGCGCCATTAAGTGTAAAAGTAAAGCAGCATTCTGCCCATGCGGATTCTGTAGCTGTAATCAGATATATTCAGCATACGGTTGAGCTGCTGCATAAACAATCTTATTTGCTTGCTTCTGTAGATAGCCTTTCATTTCAGAAGGATTCTGTGTATGCATATATTCACATAGGGGAAACCATCAGATGGGCAGCGTTGAAGCCTGGGAATGTGGAGGAAAATATCCTTAGCCAGGTAGGTTACCGCGAGAAGGTATATAAAAATGGCATATTTAGTTACAAACAAGTCAGCAGACTGGAGGAAAAAATTCTGCAATATTCTGACCAGCGTGGCTATCCTTTTGCAACTATCTCCTTGGATTCCATTGGATTTACTCACAACAAAATCACTGCAACCCTCAAGCATACAAGAGGACCCTATTTCATCTTTGATTCCATACAGATACAAGGAAAAGCCCGTTTAAAAAGTAAGTTCTTGTCAGCTTACCTAAGGCTCTTGCCCGGGCAGCCTTTTAGCCAGACAAAAGTAGAACAGGCAGAAAAATTATTAAAACAATTGCCCTATGTAACAGTAACGCAGCCTTTTGGAGTAGTTTTTAAAAATGAAAGAGCTTATCCGGTTTTTCATCTCACTCAGGCAGCAGCCAATTCTGTTGATGGCATTATAGGTTTTTTACCTGGAGAAAAGGAAGGAAATAAACTTTTGATAACTGGTGAACTCAACCTGCAATTACGCAACCTGTTCAGTAGTGGTAAATCTTTTTTGTTAAAATGGCAGCAAATCCGTCCCCAGTCGCCCAGGCTGGATATTAGTTATGAGCATCCGGCTTTGCTGGGAACACCTTTTCATTTAAAAGGAAATTTTAATATCCTTAAAGAGGACACTACTTTTTTAACTATTGACAGGCAGGTTTCTATAGGCTATTTTACAGGGAATGCCGGAAAAATCAGTTTTCTGGCTGGATTGAAAAATTCACAGTTAGGGAGCAATGCTCACTATCGTGAATCTGCTGAATTACCTGTATTTTCGGATTACCGGTATTTGTATTATGGGATCGATTATATATGGAATCATACAAATGATCTAAGAAATCCGGTGAAGGGATTTGCTATATCAGCAGGAGCCTGGGCAGGAAACAAAAGAATTTCCAAAAATCCTTTCGTCGCACAGGAATTGTACGAAAATGTACCACAACACTCCTTACAGATTCTGGCAAAAGCTGCTATTGATACTTATTTTCCTGTTACTCCACGAAGTGTATGGGTTACAAGCATAAAAGCAGGTAAAATAGCAAATTCCAATCTATACAAAAATGATCTGTTCCGGCTGGGCGGATTAACCAGTTTACGCGGACATAATGAAAACTTCTTTTTTGCGTCAGATTATGCGGTTTTAACGCTTGAGTACAGGTATTTTATTGAGCCAACTTCCTATTTGTTTCTATTCTACGATCAGTCCTATATCAAATATGCTATTCCTGGTAGTTATTATGAAGATCATCCACTTGGAACTGGTGCTGGTGTAAGTTTTACTACGAACTTGGGTATATTTCAACTCATTTATGCGATGGGACAAAGCCAGGATAGGAAATTTGGATTTAACTTCGCCAGAATACATTTTGGGCTTACAAGCAAGTTTTAA